A segment of the Planctomycetota bacterium genome:
TCAACCTCGGCGACGGCCGGGCGATCCTCCTCGGCGAGCAGATCGCTCCCGACGGCCGGCGCCACGACATCCAGCTCAAGGGCTCGGGCCGGACCCCCTATTCGCGCCAGGGGGACGGCCGGGCGGCGCTGGGGCCGATGCTCCGCGAGTACGTGATCGGCGAGGCCATGCACGCGCTGGGGATCCCCACCACGCGGGCGCTGGCCGTGGTGGCCACCGGTGAGCCGGTGTACCGCGAGGCAGTGCTGCCCGGCGCCGTGCTCACGCGGGTCGCCGCCAGCCACGTCCGCGTCGGCACGTTCCAATTCGCCGCCGCCCTCGGCGACGAGGCGCTCGTCGGCGCCCTCCTCGACCACTGCATCGCGCGCCACGACCCCGAGCTCGCCGCCGCCCCCGAGCGGGCGCTTGTATTCCTCGACGCGGTCGTCGGCCGGCAGGCGGACCTCGTCGCGCGCTGGCTTGCCGTCGGCTTCGTCCACGGCGTGATGAACACCGACAACTGCGCCGTCTCCGGCGAGACGATCGACTACGGCCCCTGCGCGTTCCTCGACGTCTACGACCCGGCGACGGTCTTCAGCTCGATCGACCACCACGGCCGCTACGCGTTCGGCAACCAGCCGGCGATCACGCAGTGGAACCTCGCCCGGCTCGCCGAGAGCCTCCTCGGGTTGATCGGCGACGGCGGCGCGGGGGCGGTCGACGCGGCCCGCGGCGTGCTGGCGACGTTTCCCGATCGGTTTCGCCAGCGCTGGCTGGCCGCGATGCGCGTTAAGCTCGGTCTGTTCACGGCCGAGGAGGGGGATGGGCAGCTTGCCGACGGATTGCTCGCGGCACTCGCCGAAGCCCGCGCCGATTACACGCAGTCATGGGCCGCGCTCGCCGACCGGCTCGCGGCCGGATCGCCACCTGCCGCGACCGAGGCGCTTCATGTGTGGGAGGAAGCGTGGCGCGCCAGGCTCGCCCGGCAACCGCAGTCGCTTGCCGAAGCGGCCGGACTGTTGCGGCGGAGCAATCCGCAGGTGATCCCGCGCAATCACCTCGTCGAAGAGGCACTCGCCGCGGCGGTGGCCGGCGACCTCGCGCCGCTCGAGCGGCTCGTGGCAGCTATCCGCCAGCCATTCGTGGCGACGCCGGAGAACGACCGCTATCGCCAGCCGCCGCCCGCCGGCGGAGCCTGCTACCGGACATTCTGCGGCACGTGAGGCCAGCGGCGCCGAATCAAGGGGATGGCGAGAGTAGAGGGCTGCGGAGCATGTCCCCGGTGTGACGCCGTCAGGGGATCATCACGCCGCGGGTAAAGACCATCGCGGCGCCGGCGGCGGTGATCGCCTTGCGCGCCTGGCTGTCGGCCCGGTAGCCGAAGAACATAACGCGGATATCGGCTCCGGGAATCGCCTCGCGCGCCGCCTCGACGACCTTGAGAAACTTGCGCACTTCGCTGGCGCTCACGGCTGCCTTGACTTCGCACAGCACGATCACCGGCCGGCCGGCCAGCGTGCCGCGGATCACGACGTCGAACTCTTTCGCTTCGCCTGCGACGACGATCTCTTCGGGTCCCGCCGAGGTGATCACCATGCCGCGGTGATGTTCGAGCAACTCGGGAATCAACTCGCAGGCGAAATCCTCGAGGCTGCCGCCAAACGCTCCGGCAAGGCCCCCGACCTGCTTGGCGAGGTCCTTGACGGCCCAGGTGGTCTGCTTTTGGGCCTCGGCCAGATCTCGTTGCGCTTCGGCCAGCTCCTCGACGCGGGCTTCGGTGCACTTTTGGGCTACGGCTAATTCCTCGACCCTGGCTTCGGTGCGCTGCTGTGCCTCGGCGAGATCCTTCTGTGCCTCTGCCAATTCCTCGACTCGGGTTTCTGTGCGCTGCTGCGCCTCGGCCAGCTCGTGCTGCGCCGTGGCAAGCTCCTTGACGACGGCGGTGAGCTCGTTGAATTCGGCGCGGTGGATCAGCTCGTCGT
Coding sequences within it:
- a CDS encoding YdiU family protein, with the translated sequence MATVPGGESRGRRAARRTIRLSCRGGDRSSRDPSGHGVLYFAGRLLPHRLPRGDEDEGVASASAGWRFDNSYARLPAPLFSRLAPAPVRQPRLVVLNDDLAAALGLDPAALGKTPEVLAGNALPPGAEPLAQAYAGHQYGHFVNLGDGRAILLGEQIAPDGRRHDIQLKGSGRTPYSRQGDGRAALGPMLREYVIGEAMHALGIPTTRALAVVATGEPVYREAVLPGAVLTRVAASHVRVGTFQFAAALGDEALVGALLDHCIARHDPELAAAPERALVFLDAVVGRQADLVARWLAVGFVHGVMNTDNCAVSGETIDYGPCAFLDVYDPATVFSSIDHHGRYAFGNQPAITQWNLARLAESLLGLIGDGGAGAVDAARGVLATFPDRFRQRWLAAMRVKLGLFTAEEGDGQLADGLLAALAEARADYTQSWAALADRLAAGSPPAATEALHVWEEAWRARLARQPQSLAEAAGLLRRSNPQVIPRNHLVEEALAAAVAGDLAPLERLVAAIRQPFVATPENDRYRQPPPAGGACYRTFCGT